The window ATGCGGGGGCATCCTGTATTATTGAATAGAGCACCCACCCTGCACAGATTAGGCATACAGGCGTTCCAACCCTTTTTAGTGGAGGGACGCGCTATTTGTTTACATCCATTAGTTTGTAAGGGTTTCAATGCAGactttgatggggatcaaatggctgttcatgtacctttatctttggaagctcaagcggaggctcgtttacttatgttttctcatatgaatctcttgtctccagctattggggatcctatttccgtaccaactcaagatatgcttatcggactctatttattaacgatcgggaatcgtcgaggtatttgtgcaaataggtataatccatatagatatagttgcggaaactaccaaaataaaaaggttgacaataaaaaaaatgactataggtatacggaaaAGAAAGAACCCTATTTTTCTAGTTCCTATGATGCACTTGGAGCTTATCAACAGAAACGAATTAGTTTAGATAGTCCTTTGTGGCTCCGATGGAGACTAGATCAACGTGTCATTGGCTCAAGAGAAGTTCCCATCGAAGTTCAATATGAATCTTTGGGTacttatcatgagatttatgggcactatctaatagaaggaagtgtaacaaaggaaatccgttgtatatacattcgaactactcttggtcatatttctttttatcggGAAATAGAAGAAGCCATACAGGGGTTTTGTCGAGCCTACTCATACGCTATCTAAACTAAGAAATCAGATTAGGCGATGTTCGTGCCCATGGGAATTCGGGTCTCCCCAATTTCACTGGTATCATAATTTCTGAATTTCTGCGTGAATCAAGATTGAGATTGAGGAAAGGAAGTTTTCGAATCACTAACTCAGGTCCATTGTCGAATCCTActtagcagaataaatataagaggtactgtacttatggcagaacgggccgatctggtctttcacaataaagtgataaatggaactgttatgaaacgacttattagcaggttaatagatcatttcggaatggcatatacatcacatatcttggatcaagtaaagactttgggtttccaacaagccactgctacatctatttcattaggaattgatgatcttttaacaatcccttctaagggatggttagtccaagacgctgaacaacaaagttttattttggataaacaccatcattatgggaatgtacacgcggtagaaaaattacgtcaatccattgagatatggtatgctacaagtgaatatttgagacaagaaatgaatcctaattttcggatgactgatccttctaatccagtatatctaatgtccttttcgggagctaggggaaatgcatctcagatacaccaattagtaggtatgagaggattaatgtcggatccccaaggacaaatgattgatttacccattcaaagcaatttacgtgaaggactttctttgacagaatatataatttcctgttatggagcccgcaaaggagttgtagatactgctgtacgaacatcagatgctggatacctcacacgtagacttgttgaagtagttcaacatattattgtacgtagaacagattgtggcactatccgaggtatttccgtgagtcctcgaaatgggatgacggaaaaaatttttgtccaaacactaattggtcgtgtattagcggacgatatatatatcggtctacgatgccttgccactcgaaatcaagatattgggattggacttgtcaatcgattcataacctttcgagcacaaccaatatatattcgaaccccctttacttgcaggagtacatcttggatctgccaattatgttatggtcggagtcctactcatggcgacctggtcgaattgggagaagctgtaggtattattgcgggtcaatcaattggggaaccaggaactcaactaacattaagaacttttcataccggtggagtattcacaggcggtactgccgagcatgtacgagctccttctaatggaaaaataaaattcaatgaggatttggttcatcccacacgtacccgtcatgggcatcctgcttttct is drawn from Musa acuminata AAA Group cultivar baxijiao unplaced genomic scaffold, Cavendish_Baxijiao_AAA HiC_scaffold_895, whole genome shotgun sequence and contains these coding sequences:
- the LOC135664828 gene encoding DNA-directed RNA polymerase subunit beta'-like, yielding MSSDINELYRRVIYRNNTLTDLLATSRSTPGELVMCQEKLVQEAVDTLLDNGIRGQPMRDGHNKVYKSFSDVIEGKEGRFRETLLGKRVDYSGRSVIVVGPSLSLHQCGLPREIAIELFQTFVIRGLIRQHVASNIGIAKSKIREKEPIVWEILQEVMRGHPVLLNRAPTLHRLGIQAFQPFLVEGRAICLHPLVCKGFNADFDGDQMAVHVPLSLEAQAEARLLMFSHMNLLSPAIGDPISVPTQDMLIGLYLLTIGNRRGICANRYNPYRYSCGNYQNKKVDNKKNDYRYTEKKEPYFSSSYDALGAYQQKRISLDSPLWLRWRLDQRVIGSREVPIEVQYESLGTYHEIYGHYLIEGSVTKEIRCIYIRTTLGHISFYREIEEAIQGFCRAYSYAI